A DNA window from Betta splendens chromosome 6, fBetSpl5.4, whole genome shotgun sequence contains the following coding sequences:
- the atp6v1e1a gene encoding V-type proton ATPase subunit E 1a: MALTDADVQKQIKHMMAFIEQEAKEKVEEIEAKADEEFNIEKGRLVQTQRVKMMEYFEKKEKQIEQHKKIQMSNLRNQARLKVLKARDDMIVDLLNVARQRLAEIAKNPATYSKLLEGLLLQGFYQLLEPKVIIRCRQQDVEVIQAALHKIIPVYKEAVKRNIDVKIDPERHLPSNICGGVELYNDNGKIKVSNTLESRLELIAHQMMPEIREKLFGPNPNRKFMD, from the exons atggcGCTCACCGACGCGGACGTACAGAAACAG ATCAAGCACATGATGGCCTTCATTGAGCAAGAGGCCAAGGAAAAAGTGGAGGAAATTGAGGCCAAG GCAGATGAGGAATTCAACATTGAGAAGGGTCGCTTGGTGCAGACCCAGAGGGTGAAGATGATGGAATACTttgagaagaaggagaagcagattgaacaacacaaaaaaat TCAGATGTCCAACCTGAGGAATCAAGCCCGGCTGAAGGTTCTGAAGGCCCGCGACGACATGATCGTG GATCTATTGAATGTGGCCCGTCAAAGACTTGCAGAGATTGCCAAGAACCCTGCAACGTACTCCAAGCTGTTAGAAGGCCTATTGCTTCAG GGTTTCTACCAGCTCCTGGAACCTAAAGTTATTATTCGCTGCAGACAGCAAGATGTAGAAGTGATTCAG GCTGCACTTCATAAGATTATTCCTGTCTACAAAGAGGCAGTGAAGAGGAACATAGATGTCAAAATCGACCCAGAACGTCATCTTCCATCAAACAT CTGCGGAGGAGTGGAGCTTTATAATGACAATGGGAAGATCAAGGTTTCCAACACATTGGAGAGCAGACTAGAACTTATTGCACACCAG ATGATGCCAGAAATCAGAGAGAAACTGTTTGGGCCCAACCCCAATCGCAAGTTCATGGATTAA
- the slc25a18 gene encoding mitochondrial glutamate carrier 1 isoform X1 — protein MGLCVCVCACLCRSLCSLPAKLINGGVAGLVGVTCVFPIDLAKTRLQNQQGVQVYKGMLDCLTKTVRSEGYFGCYRGAAVNLTLVTPEKAIKLAANDVFRQKLSKDGHLPLWGEVLAGCGAGTCQVVVTTPMEMLKIQLQDAGRLAAQRPAPTPAQAAAPGPAPSLVGPARPAPTTRPSATAITAELLKTRGLAGLYRGAGATLMRDVPFSMIYFPLFANLNTLGRERAGGQVDVQARSPFWQSFVAGCTAGSVAAVAVTPLDVIKTRLQTLQKGEGEDTYRGIIDCTRRIMRREGPSAFLKGATCRALVIAPLFGIAQGIYFLGVGETVLGLLG, from the exons AtgggtctgtgcgtgtgtgtgtgtgcgtgtctctgtcGATCACTTTGCAGCCTCCCCGCTAAGCTGATTAACGGGGGCGTGGCAGGCCTGGTCGGCGTGACATGTGTGTTTCCTATTGACTTGGCCAAGACCCGCCTACAaaaccagcagggggtccaAGTCTACAAAGGAAT GCTGGATTGTCTGACTAAGACAGTGCGCTCAGAGGGTTATTTCGGATGCTACAGAG GTGCAGCGGTGAACCTCACGCTGGTTACTCCAGAGAAAGCCATAAAGCTGGCTGCCAATGACGTCTTCAGGCAAAAGCTCTCAAAAGACGG GCATTTGCCCTTGTGGGGAGAGGTGCTGGCAGGATGCGGAGCTGGAACCTGTCAGGTAGTCGTCACCACTCCAATGGAGATGCTCAAGATCCAACTACAGGATGCCGGGCGGCTCG CTGCGCAACGGCCCGCTCCAACCCCAGCCCAGGCGGCAGCTCCTGGTCCCGCCCCGTCGCTGgtgggcccggcccggccggcCCCTACGACGCGTCCCTCGGCCACCGCCATCACTGCAGAGCTGTTGAAGACCCGTGGCCTTGCTGGCCTCTACAGAGGGGCAGGAGCGACCCTCATGAG GGATGTCCCCTTCTCAATGATCTACTTCCCTCTGTTTGCCAACCTCAATACTCTGGGCCGTGAAAGAGCGGGCGGCCAGGTTGACGTGCAGGCCCGGTCACCATTTTGGCAGTCGTTTGTGGCAGGCTGCACTGCGGGATCAGTTGCAGCGGTGGCTGTAACACCACTGGATG TCATAAAGACTCGTTTGCAAACCTTGCAGAAGGGTGAAGGCGAGGACACGTACAGAGGAATTATTGACTGCACACG GCGCATCATGAGGCGGGAGGGCCCATCAGCATTCCTGAAGGGTGCCACATGCCGGGCTTTGGTCATCGCTCCTCTGTTTGGCATTGCGCAGGGTATCTACTTTCTCGGTGTAGGGGAGACGGTGCTGGGTTTACTGGGATAG
- the slc25a18 gene encoding mitochondrial glutamate carrier 1 isoform X2: MAEKRVSLPAKLINGGVAGLVGVTCVFPIDLAKTRLQNQQGVQVYKGMLDCLTKTVRSEGYFGCYRGAAVNLTLVTPEKAIKLAANDVFRQKLSKDGHLPLWGEVLAGCGAGTCQVVVTTPMEMLKIQLQDAGRLAAQRPAPTPAQAAAPGPAPSLVGPARPAPTTRPSATAITAELLKTRGLAGLYRGAGATLMRDVPFSMIYFPLFANLNTLGRERAGGQVDVQARSPFWQSFVAGCTAGSVAAVAVTPLDVIKTRLQTLQKGEGEDTYRGIIDCTRRIMRREGPSAFLKGATCRALVIAPLFGIAQGIYFLGVGETVLGLLG; encoded by the exons atggCAGAGAAGAGAGTCAG CCTCCCCGCTAAGCTGATTAACGGGGGCGTGGCAGGCCTGGTCGGCGTGACATGTGTGTTTCCTATTGACTTGGCCAAGACCCGCCTACAaaaccagcagggggtccaAGTCTACAAAGGAAT GCTGGATTGTCTGACTAAGACAGTGCGCTCAGAGGGTTATTTCGGATGCTACAGAG GTGCAGCGGTGAACCTCACGCTGGTTACTCCAGAGAAAGCCATAAAGCTGGCTGCCAATGACGTCTTCAGGCAAAAGCTCTCAAAAGACGG GCATTTGCCCTTGTGGGGAGAGGTGCTGGCAGGATGCGGAGCTGGAACCTGTCAGGTAGTCGTCACCACTCCAATGGAGATGCTCAAGATCCAACTACAGGATGCCGGGCGGCTCG CTGCGCAACGGCCCGCTCCAACCCCAGCCCAGGCGGCAGCTCCTGGTCCCGCCCCGTCGCTGgtgggcccggcccggccggcCCCTACGACGCGTCCCTCGGCCACCGCCATCACTGCAGAGCTGTTGAAGACCCGTGGCCTTGCTGGCCTCTACAGAGGGGCAGGAGCGACCCTCATGAG GGATGTCCCCTTCTCAATGATCTACTTCCCTCTGTTTGCCAACCTCAATACTCTGGGCCGTGAAAGAGCGGGCGGCCAGGTTGACGTGCAGGCCCGGTCACCATTTTGGCAGTCGTTTGTGGCAGGCTGCACTGCGGGATCAGTTGCAGCGGTGGCTGTAACACCACTGGATG TCATAAAGACTCGTTTGCAAACCTTGCAGAAGGGTGAAGGCGAGGACACGTACAGAGGAATTATTGACTGCACACG GCGCATCATGAGGCGGGAGGGCCCATCAGCATTCCTGAAGGGTGCCACATGCCGGGCTTTGGTCATCGCTCCTCTGTTTGGCATTGCGCAGGGTATCTACTTTCTCGGTGTAGGGGAGACGGTGCTGGGTTTACTGGGATAG